One region of Gossypium raimondii isolate GPD5lz chromosome 6, ASM2569854v1, whole genome shotgun sequence genomic DNA includes:
- the LOC105773383 gene encoding uncharacterized protein LOC105773383, with product MAATTSLSLLPSSLGFPNERPSSTSQSSSYSCSCSVFFNAGTRLRSHDSFACVTFPSSSSTCSWRFNNRAGTHRFGTTVVAASGDYYATLGVPKSASGKEIKAAYRRLARQYHPDVNKEPGATEKFKEISAAYEVLSDDKKRALYDQYGEAGVKSAVGGQSSAYTTNPFDLFETFFGPSMGGFPGMDQTGFGTSRRSTVSKGDDIRYDITLEFSEAIFGAEKEFELSHLETCEVCLGTGAKVGSKMRICSTCGGRGQVMRTEQTPFGLFSQVSVCPNCGGDGEVISENCRKCSGKGRERVKKNIKVKVPPGVSAGSILRVAGEGDAGPKGGPPGDLYAYLDVQEVPGIQRDGINLLSTVSISYLDAILGSVVKVKTVEGVTDLQIPPGTQPGDVLVLARKGAPKLNKPSIRGDHLFTIKVNIPNRISAKERELLEELSSLSNTNGSRSRTRPRTQPATATKTSGSQVSTDGEKTEEAAADENDTWTKLKKFAGSIANGAAKWLKDNL from the exons atggcTGCCACTACTTCTCTATCTCTACTGCCTTCATCTCTTGGTTTTCCAAATGAACGCCCTTCCAGCACTTCACAATCCTCTTCTTATTCTTGTTCTTGTTCTGTTTTCTTCAATGCTGGGACCCGTCTCAGGTCCCACGACAGCTTCGCTTGTGtgacttttccttcttcttcctctACATGTTCTTGGAGATTCAATAATAGGGCTGGTACTCACCGTTTTGGGACCACGGTGGTGGCTGCTTCTGGGGACTACTATGCTACTCTTGGCGTACCCAAATCAGCCTCCGGTAAAGAAATTAAGGCCGCTTATCGTAGATTGGCTCGTCAG TATCATCCTGATGTCAATAAGGAGCCAGGAGCAACTGAAAAGTTTAAGGAGATTAGTGCTGCATATGAG GTGTTATCAGATGATAAAAAGAGAGCTTTGTATGATCAATACGGTGAAGCTGGAGTCAAGAGTGCAGTAGGGGGCCAGTCCAGTGCTTATACG ACTAATCCCTTTGATCTCTTTGAAACATTCTTTGGACCAAGTATGGGTGGTTTTCCTGGCATGGATCAAACTGGATTCGGAACAAGCCGTCGTAGTACGGTTAGTAAAGGTGATGATATACG TTACGACATTACTTTAGAATTCTCGGAGGCTATTTTTGGAGCTGAAAAGGAATTTGAGCTTTCCCATTTAGAAACATGTGAAGTTTGTCTTGGAACTGGAGCAAAAGTTGGGTCAAAAATGAGGATATGCTCAACTTGTGGTGGAAGGGGTCAAGTTATGAGGACCGAGCAGACGCCCTTTGGCTTGTTTTCACAG GTTTCTGTTTGTCCAAATTGTGGTGGGGATGGTGAAGTTATTTCTGAAAACTGCCGAAAATGCTCTGGTAAAGGACGTGAACGAGTtaagaaaaatatcaaagtCAAAGTTCCTCCCGGGGTTAGTGCTGGCAGTATCCTCAGAGTTGCAGGCGAGGGTGATGCTGGACCAAAAGG GGGCCCTCCAGGAGATCTCTATGCATATCTAGATGTTCAAGAAGTCCCAGGAATTCAAAGAGATGGCATAAATCTTTTGTCAACAGTTTCCATTAGTTACCTTGATGCCATATTGGGGTCTGTTGTCAAG GTTAAAACAGTGGAAGGGGTGACTGACCTACAGATCCCACCAGGGACTCAACCAGGGGATGTATTAGTACTTGCAAGGAAAGGCGCACCAAAGCTGAACAAACCATCTATACGTGGTGACCATTTATTCACAATCAAAGTTAACATACCGAATAGAATTAG TGCTAAGGAGCGAGAATTGCTTGAGGAACTTTCCTCTCTAAGTAATACAAATGGCAGTCGCTCTCGAACTCGCCCTAGGACTCAACCCGCAACTGCAA CCAAAACTAGCGGAAGCCAGGTTAGTACCGATGGAGAGAAAACTGAAGAAGCAGCTGCAGATGAGAATGATACGTggacaaagttaaaaaaatttgccGG GTCAATTGCAAATGGAGCTGCTAAATGGCTAAAAGACAACCTCTAA